In Pseudoclavibacter sp. Marseille-Q3772, the sequence CCAGTACCCGACCGAATCCGACCCGCTACTTCCTTGCCGTAACGATTGGGCTACTCACCGCCCTACTCTCCGGGGTAAGCCCGCTACAGGCTGCACCGGCTCCGACGAGCTGGATGCCGGACCAGCTCGATGCCTGGCCCGCGATCACCAAGCGTGAGGCGACGGCACCCGTGCAACTCACCAACGGTGTCGAATACTCCGAGGAGGTCATCGATTCGGTCGAAGGCCACCAGCCGATCAACATCCTGACGGCCGACACAACCAACCCGAACGTTGCGGTGGCGACCGTCAGCTCGCATGACCGCGTCATCGACCCGGAGAACGAAGCCGTATCCTCCATGGCGAACCGAACCGGCGCAATTGCGGGCGTTAACGGCGGGTACTTCCGCATCCACGCCTCGGGCCAGCCAAATATGGGCCACATCTACGACGGTGAAATCTGGAAGAGCCCGGCAGGCAACCAGGAGGGAACATTCTCAGTTCTCGACGACGGTTCCATCGTTATCGGTAAACAGGAATTCTCCGGCACCATCACCGCAGCAAACGACGAGCACCCACTCGATTCCATCAACTGGGTCGACCGCGCGGCCGATGACCAGATCACCCTGGTGACGCCCCGTCTCGGTGAGGTTGCAGCAGCATGGATGGCAGGAGAAAAGACCGTTGCGCTCGGTACATCCTCCGACGGCGGCAAGACAATCACCATTAACGAAGTCCGTACCGTAACCTCGCTCGAACAGCTTCCGGACAACACCTATGGCCTCATGGCGGGCGACGCCAATAGCGCAGGAGCGGCTTGGCTCAAGGCGAATGCCACCGAGAACTCAACGATCACGACAACTTCAGAAATCGCGCCGAATAACAACATCGAGCACATGATTCAGGGCCCGGGGCGCATCCTGCAGGATGGCCGGGTCTTCGATGACCCGAACCACCAGATGCCTAACCCCAAGAAGGCACACCCTGAAACGGCTGCTGGAATCGACGAAAACGGCAAGCTCGTACTCATCACCTTTGACGGCGGCCAGTCAGCGGATGCGGCGCTCGGCGTGAACTGGAAGCACGTCGCGTCGTACCTGAAGTCGATCGGTATTCGGGATGCGGTACTGCTCGATGGCGGCGGGTCCACCACCATGGTTACCCGCGTTCCGGGCGATAGTGAGACAACCATTGCAAACAACCCTGCTACTGGTGGGGATGAACGCCCCGTTTCAGACGGAATCTTCCTGTACAGCACGGCAACCGAAACAGGTCCGACCGCATCCGTTCACATCAACGGCGGCCAGCCACTCCAGGCAGCAGCTGGCGCAGACCTTCCACTTCCGGCATTCGCCACGGACAGCAATGGGAATCCAACCAATGATGAGGTCAGCGTCACGGTCTCCCCGGAATCGCTCGGTACCTGGCAGGACGGAACATTCACTGCGGAGGAAGCCGGCACCGGAACAATTTCCGCAACAGCAAATGGCGTCACCGAGACGATCGATGTCGAGGTAATCAGCGATTTTGACAGCCTCGAAATCACCCCGGCTAGTCCTCGCGTTAACAATGGTAGAGAAGAGCAGCTCTCCCTTGTCGGAATTAAGGGCGATCAGGAGGTCACGCTCCCGTCTCGTTCAGTGAAGTGGTCGATCGACAAGGATGAGCTCGGCGCCATTAGTGAAGATGGCGTCTACACCGCCACCGAGGAGGGCGCAGGAGTCGTAACAGTAACGGCGAAACTCGGTGATGAAGAGGTCACGACGCAGATCAGCTCGGGTTCGACCTACGAAACCATGTTCGTCGCTGACGACCCCGCTAAGTTCAAGACCGAGCCCAAGGATGGGGCAACGACTACACCCGAAAGCGGATTCCGCTCGTCAGACGACGTTCCAGAAGGTTCTGACCAGTCAGCAAGCATCAGCTTCGACTTCTCCTTCCCCAACAGCCCGAACCAACATTCGGTGACGATTCTCCCCGACGGAGACACCAGTTTCGAAGTTCCGCAACGCGATGGTGTTGCGCCTGAGTTCGTCTATGTGACGCTCAAGATTGAGAACGACGCTGAGAACCCACAGCCGGCATGGTTGGTGAGCAACTTGGTTGATGCTAACGGCCAGGTGCAGGCATTGTGGTCGGAGATCAGCCCGGCCCAGTACAACAAGTGGATCACCCTACGCAAGAAAGTGCGCTGGGGGAAACTGACCGAGTATCCCCTGCACTTCAGCAACTTCCGCTGGGTGGGTCAGAATGCGCAGGATGCAAGCACGGGCACGTTCACGCTCGCCAAGGCAGAACTGAGCTACCCGCCCAGTGCTGTCGAAGACGACTACGAGCCCATCGCATCCGGTAACCCGGACTGGCTTCAGTACGAAAACAGCACCGAAGCTTTCCGCCCCGGCGGCACCACCTACATCATGGGCGACGACGGTCACCTCATCGCCACACAACCGAATTCGTCGAGTGCGGTGAACGTCGACAATATGATCAAGCGCACCAAGGGTGAGTCGTATACCAGCCAGGCCGGGCAAACCGTGGCCCCGTTGACGGCGGAAGGCAACCCGGAAATTGCGGTGAGCCTCGGTGATATCTCAGATACCGGGACAGTGGAGGACCTGACGTTTGCGAAGGAGAAGTGGGAAGGCTTTGGTGTTCCCCTCTACGACGTAGTCGGTAACCACGAAATCAGCCAGGGCAACCTTCCGGCGAACGAGAACTTCTACAACGTGTTCGGACAAGACACCCACTTCAGTTTCGTTGAGGGTGACTCCACCTTCATCTCTGTGGACAGTTCCGCAGGGGGTGTCTTGCGCAGTCAGTCTCAGCAGGTGCCAGATGAGGACCAGTACGAGTGGCTAATCAACGAGCTGGAATCTGCAACTACCAACACAATATTCGTGGCCACGCACTGGCCGGCTTATGACCCGCTGCCGAACAAATCCAATCAGTTCCAGAACCGGTGGGAAGCGCAGCAATACCTGCAAATCGTTGACAACTACAAGCAGGCTCACCCAGAGAAGCGTGTGGTGATGTTCTACGGTCACTCGCGCGGGTTTGCTAGCCAGTTCATTGACCCGAAGGGCCGTCCAGGAACCTCAACAACCGGCATCCCACAATTCACGATTGCGGATATCGGTACTCCCCCGTATGCGGCTCCGGACAAGGGTGGCTTCTACCACTTCGCGCTATTCCACGTGAACCCCGATGGAACCGTTCAGTACACGGTTGAGCCGCTGCTGCAGTCCGTGGAAATTGATCAGGGCGATAAGCGCGGAGTCGTTGACGGCCGTTCAACCAACACCGACCCGAAGCCGCTGGTCGCCGGAGAGACCAGGACGTACACGGCAACGGCGATCAACACCGCCGGGGAGGGTGACAAGAACCCGCCGGTGATGCCGGTGCAATCGCCGCTGTCGCACGTTTGGGAAAGCTCAGATCCGCAGATCGCGACTGTAGATCCGACAACCGGCGAAGTAACGGCAGTTGCTGAGGGTGAGGTCACCATTTCTGTGACGACGGGTGGAATTACCGCGCAGGTCACACTTGCAGTACAAAACCCTGACTCCGACACACCTCCCGCCGACGGTGGAGATGACCCCGAACGACCCGACACGCCAGGCGAACCGGGTGATGCTGAGGGCGGCGAGGACTCGACACCGGCGACACCGATCCCCGGGCAGGACGACGCGGAATCGAATCCAGAAGCGGGTGACGGCGAGCTCGCCGGAACCGGTGCTGAGGTCGTGCCACCGTTACTGATCACCGGAGCACTCGCGGCGACAGGGTTGTGGCTCGTGCTCGCGCGACGCCGACCGGATGTGACGAGCAGCGAGTAGCGCCAAGCACGTCAGGCAGGTATCTGCGGTTGCGGCCACCCGCAAGCGCGGATACCTGCCGTAATCGTCGCCAGATCGGTATCGGTGCCATAGCGCAGGTCCGCAAGGGCAGGGCTATTTTCATCCCGGTAGAACGCCTCTTCTTGCTGTGCCCAGCCTGCCCACCACGCATCGTCTCCATCTCGGGTAGTGGCGCGCTCACGGCGCAACAGCTCGGGCGCATCCAGCCACACCGCCACGTCGACTAGCGGCCTGCTTGCTCGCGAGATGGCACCGCATCCCTCAACGACGATGAGCCCGGGCACAATCTCACGCCCCGCCGCCCAGCACCCTGCGTGCCAATCCCACCGCGGCGGCGTTACCCGCTGCCCGGATCGCAGCGGCGCGAGCACCTCGTTCGCGAGCGTCATCGCCCCCGTACGCAGCCCGTGCCAGCCGGGATACAAATCCTCGACGTGCACGAGCTGCGCTCCCACGGCGACAGCAAGCGTGCGCGCAAGGGTCGACTTACCCGCACCCGAGCGCCCGTCGATGGCGAGGATGCGGGTAGTCAGTCGCGTAGACGTTAGCGGCGCTTCTTCTTCAAGGCCTTGATGATGCGCGGGAGCGCCCACCCGGTGACTAGACCCAGCGGTGTGAGCACAGCAAGCAGCGCAACCACGTTCGGGTAGAACCGCGGGCCCTCGGCTTCGTCAACCATGTGCCCCAGCGGCAGGACAACATCGCCGGCCTTGAATTCGATCAGACGTGCATCGTCGTTCTTGGTGTTCATACTGAAAACCGTAGGCACTCCACCTGCCCGCCGCCTGGATAAGTGCTGCGCCACATCCGCAGTTCAACCCGTGCGTTAATCGCAAATTCAGTTGCGCAGCAACTACGCCACGTATGGTTACGGCGTGACTGACACTATTCAGAGCTGGCCCGGAACCCCGTACCCACTAGGCGCGACCTACGACGGATCGGGAACAAACTTCGCAATCTTCTCGGAAGGCGCAGAACTCGTCGAGTTATGCCTCTTCGACGATGACAACAACGAAACTCGAGTGCGACTCTTCGAACAGGATGCATTCGTTTGGCACTGTTATCTCCCTAAGGTTGGCCCTGGGCAGCGGTACGGGTACCGCATCCACGGCCCCTACGACCCCGCCAATGGACAGCGCTTCAACCCGTCGAAGCTGCTCATTGACCCCTACGCCAAATCAATCGAAGGCAATATCAAGTGGGGGCAGTCCGTCTTTAGCTACAACTTCGGCGATCCCGACTCCCACAACGACGAGGACTCCGCCGCAGACATGCCAAAGGGTGTGGTCATCAACCCGTTCTTTGACTGGACCGGCGACCGCCATCCCCGCGTCCCCTACGCCGACTCACTGATCTACGAGGCGCACGTCAAGGGACTCACCGCAACACACCCCGATGTCCCCGAAGACCTGCGCGGCACCTACGCCGGCGTAGCCCACCCTGCAGTCATCAGCCACCTAAAGAACCTCGGCGTGACCGCTATCGAGCTCATGCCGGTGCACGAGTTCATCCACGACTCAACCCTTGAAGAAAAGGGTCTGCGCAACTACTGGGGCTACAACACCCTCAACTTCTTCTCCCCGCACGGCGACTACTCGGCCGCCGGTGACGCTGGCGAGCAGGTGCAAGAGTTCAAGGCCATGGTGAAGACTCTGCACGCCAACGACATCGAGGTGATCCTGGACGTCGTCTACAACCACACCGCCGAGGGCAACCACATGGGCCCGACGCTCTCCTTCCGCGGTATCGACAACCAGGCGTACTACCGACTCGAAGAAGATCAGCGCTTCTACACCGACTACACCGGCACCGGTAACTCGCTCAATATGCGCCACCCGCACTCGCTGCAGCTGATCATGGACTCGCTGCGCTACTGGGTGACCGAGATGCACGTCGATGGCTTCCGCTTCGACCTCGCATCCACACTCGCGCGCGAGCTGCACGATGTCGACCGACTCTCGACGTTCTTCGACCTCGTTCAACAGGACCCGATCGTTTCGCAGGCAAAGCTCATTGCCGAGCCTTGGGATGTGGGCCCCGGCGGGTACCAGGTCGGTAACTTCCCGCCGCTGTGGACGGAATGGAACGGCAAGTACCGCGATACCGTCCGTGACTTCTGGCGGGGCGAGCCCTCCACCCTCGGCGAGTTCGCGACCCGCATTACCGGGTCGAGCGATCTGTACGAACGCAGCGGCCGACGCCCGGTCGCATCCATCAACTTTGTCACCGCCCACGACGGCTTCACGCTGCGCGACCTCGTCAGCTACAACGAGAAGCACAATGATGCCAACGGTGAAGATGGCCGCGATGGTGAAAGCCACAACCGCTCCTGGAACTGCGGTGCCGAAGGGTCAACCGACGACGCCCAGATCAACGCGCTGCGAGCTCGCCAACAGCGCAACTTCATCGCCACGATGATGCTCTCGCAGGGCGTGCCGATGCTGCTGCACGGTGACGAACTCGGCCGCACGCAGCAGGGCAATAACAACACCTACGCGCAGGACACCGAGCTCAGCTGGATCGACTGGGAGAACGCCGACGAACACCTGCTCGAGTTCACTCGCGCACTCGCGAGCCTGCGTCACGAGCACCCCACCTTCCGCCGCCGCCACTTCTTCAGCGGCCGCATCGCCAAGCGCGGCGAGGGCGAAGGGCTCCCCGATGTCGTGTGGCTGTCCACTGACGGTTCACAGATGGAGAGCGAGGACTGGAACGAAGCGTTCGTTCGCGCGATGGGCTACTTCCTCAATGGGGATGCGATCCCCGGTCGCGACCAGTGGGGCGAGCGCATCACCGACAAGAGCTTCCTCATCTACTTCAACGCCTCCACGAATGATGTCGACGTCACCCTGCCATCTCAGGAGATCCACATGACCTGGGATGCGGTCGTCAACACCGCGGGGATGGCAGAACAGCATCAGTACGGCCCTGGCGAGTCGTTCGTTATGCACCCCCACTCGATGATCGTGCTGCGTGAGGCCGAACAGCCCGACGACGATGCCGAAGGCTCGGTCGACACCACCGTGCTCGCTCCCGCAATGAAGTCGGTCGCGACTTCACCAACCGAACAGACCGCGATGTCTTAGGACCAAACGATGCGCACGCCGAACAGCACCTACCGAATCCAGCTCTCGCCGTCGTTCACCTTC encodes:
- the glgX gene encoding glycogen debranching protein GlgX, giving the protein MQSWPGTPYPLGATYDGSGTNFAIFSEGAELVELCLFDDDNNETRVRLFEQDAFVWHCYLPKVGPGQRYGYRIHGPYDPANGQRFNPSKLLIDPYAKSIEGNIKWGQSVFSYNFGDPDSHNDEDSAADMPKGVVINPFFDWTGDRHPRVPYADSLIYEAHVKGLTATHPDVPEDLRGTYAGVAHPAVISHLKNLGVTAIELMPVHEFIHDSTLEEKGLRNYWGYNTLNFFSPHGDYSAAGDAGEQVQEFKAMVKTLHANDIEVILDVVYNHTAEGNHMGPTLSFRGIDNQAYYRLEEDQRFYTDYTGTGNSLNMRHPHSLQLIMDSLRYWVTEMHVDGFRFDLASTLARELHDVDRLSTFFDLVQQDPIVSQAKLIAEPWDVGPGGYQVGNFPPLWTEWNGKYRDTVRDFWRGEPSTLGEFATRITGSSDLYERSGRRPVASINFVTAHDGFTLRDLVSYNEKHNDANGEDGRDGESHNRSWNCGAEGSTDDAQINALRARQQRNFIATMMLSQGVPMLLHGDELGRTQQGNNNTYAQDTELSWIDWENADEHLLEFTRALASLRHEHPTFRRRHFFSGRIAKRGEGEGLPDVVWLSTDGSQMESEDWNEAFVRAMGYFLNGDAIPGRDQWGERITDKSFLIYFNASTNDVDVTLPSQEIHMTWDAVVNTAGMAEQHQYGPGESFVMHPHSMIVLREAEQPDDDAEGSVDTTVLAPAMKSVATSPTEQTAMS
- a CDS encoding (d)CMP kinase, with translation MGAPAHHQGLEEEAPLTSTRLTTRILAIDGRSGAGKSTLARTLAVAVGAQLVHVEDLYPGWHGLRTGAMTLANEVLAPLRSGQRVTPPRWDWHAGCWAAGREIVPGLIVVEGCGAISRASRPLVDVAVWLDAPELLRRERATTRDGDDAWWAGWAQQEEAFYRDENSPALADLRYGTDTDLATITAGIRACGWPQPQIPA
- a CDS encoding phosphodiester glycosidase family protein — translated: MPTARTSTRPNPTRYFLAVTIGLLTALLSGVSPLQAAPAPTSWMPDQLDAWPAITKREATAPVQLTNGVEYSEEVIDSVEGHQPINILTADTTNPNVAVATVSSHDRVIDPENEAVSSMANRTGAIAGVNGGYFRIHASGQPNMGHIYDGEIWKSPAGNQEGTFSVLDDGSIVIGKQEFSGTITAANDEHPLDSINWVDRAADDQITLVTPRLGEVAAAWMAGEKTVALGTSSDGGKTITINEVRTVTSLEQLPDNTYGLMAGDANSAGAAWLKANATENSTITTTSEIAPNNNIEHMIQGPGRILQDGRVFDDPNHQMPNPKKAHPETAAGIDENGKLVLITFDGGQSADAALGVNWKHVASYLKSIGIRDAVLLDGGGSTTMVTRVPGDSETTIANNPATGGDERPVSDGIFLYSTATETGPTASVHINGGQPLQAAAGADLPLPAFATDSNGNPTNDEVSVTVSPESLGTWQDGTFTAEEAGTGTISATANGVTETIDVEVISDFDSLEITPASPRVNNGREEQLSLVGIKGDQEVTLPSRSVKWSIDKDELGAISEDGVYTATEEGAGVVTVTAKLGDEEVTTQISSGSTYETMFVADDPAKFKTEPKDGATTTPESGFRSSDDVPEGSDQSASISFDFSFPNSPNQHSVTILPDGDTSFEVPQRDGVAPEFVYVTLKIENDAENPQPAWLVSNLVDANGQVQALWSEISPAQYNKWITLRKKVRWGKLTEYPLHFSNFRWVGQNAQDASTGTFTLAKAELSYPPSAVEDDYEPIASGNPDWLQYENSTEAFRPGGTTYIMGDDGHLIATQPNSSSAVNVDNMIKRTKGESYTSQAGQTVAPLTAEGNPEIAVSLGDISDTGTVEDLTFAKEKWEGFGVPLYDVVGNHEISQGNLPANENFYNVFGQDTHFSFVEGDSTFISVDSSAGGVLRSQSQQVPDEDQYEWLINELESATTNTIFVATHWPAYDPLPNKSNQFQNRWEAQQYLQIVDNYKQAHPEKRVVMFYGHSRGFASQFIDPKGRPGTSTTGIPQFTIADIGTPPYAAPDKGGFYHFALFHVNPDGTVQYTVEPLLQSVEIDQGDKRGVVDGRSTNTDPKPLVAGETRTYTATAINTAGEGDKNPPVMPVQSPLSHVWESSDPQIATVDPTTGEVTAVAEGEVTISVTTGGITAQVTLAVQNPDSDTPPADGGDDPERPDTPGEPGDAEGGEDSTPATPIPGQDDAESNPEAGDGELAGTGAEVVPPLLITGALAATGLWLVLARRRPDVTSSE